In Mariluticola halotolerans, one DNA window encodes the following:
- a CDS encoding sugar-binding protein: MKMKFAVSVIAVAAALAGPAMAQDKPQLAFVVNAASDFWKLAEAGVNKAQSELPGYDLQFRYPAQGTAALQNALMDDLVAAGTDAIMISSADPKNSIDAFNRIAAQVPLFTTDSDAPDSDRVAYLGSSNTLAGIQAGEIAVAALPDGAKCMGFVGFLGADNAIERIAGFRQAVEVAGIELVDVRGDDVDFARARSNVDDVLAANPEIDCMVGFYSYNPPKIYEALQAAGKLGEVTVIGFDEDPITLGAVREGSFAGTVVQDPYQWGYQGMHLMAKTLEGDTSGIPDDGLIIVPTKVIDASNVDAFEAELKARIGG, from the coding sequence ATGAAAATGAAATTTGCTGTTTCCGTTATTGCTGTTGCAGCGGCGCTGGCCGGCCCCGCCATGGCACAGGACAAGCCTCAGCTTGCCTTTGTCGTCAATGCGGCATCGGACTTCTGGAAGCTGGCCGAAGCCGGGGTAAACAAGGCGCAATCCGAGCTGCCCGGCTATGATCTGCAATTCCGCTACCCCGCGCAGGGCACAGCCGCTTTGCAGAACGCCCTGATGGACGATCTGGTTGCCGCGGGCACGGACGCCATCATGATCTCGTCGGCTGATCCCAAGAACTCGATTGATGCTTTCAACCGCATTGCCGCCCAGGTGCCCCTGTTTACCACCGATAGTGACGCACCGGACAGTGACCGCGTCGCCTATCTGGGTTCATCCAACACCCTGGCGGGTATCCAGGCAGGTGAGATCGCCGTTGCGGCCCTGCCCGATGGTGCCAAGTGCATGGGCTTTGTCGGCTTTCTGGGGGCGGACAATGCCATTGAACGTATTGCCGGTTTCCGCCAGGCCGTTGAGGTGGCGGGCATCGAGCTGGTCGATGTGCGTGGTGACGATGTCGATTTTGCCCGCGCACGCTCCAATGTGGATGACGTTCTGGCCGCCAATCCGGAAATTGACTGCATGGTCGGTTTCTATTCCTACAATCCGCCCAAAATCTATGAAGCCCTTCAGGCCGCCGGCAAACTCGGTGAGGTCACGGTCATCGGCTTTGACGAAGACCCAATCACCCTGGGCGCAGTGCGTGAGGGGAGCTTTGCCGGCACCGTTGTGCAGGATCCCTATCAATGGGGTTACCAGGGCATGCATCTGATGGCCAAAACTCTGGAAGGCGACACATCGGGCATTCCGGATGACGGGCTGATCATTGTTCCGACCAAGGTTATCGACGCCTCCAATGTGGATGCTTTCGAGGCCGAGCTCAAAGCGCGTATCGGCGGGTAA
- a CDS encoding sugar ABC transporter ATP-binding protein: MSLPHKSSQPLLVLENISKVYPGVVALSDVAFHVMPGEVLALIGENGAGKSTLMKILGGVIAPSSGTITIDGVRHDKLSVPQSQAAGIAFVHQELNVFDNLDVTANMFLGRELRQGRFGLVDVKAMRAAAAPLLKRVGATFRPDTPVLDLSLAERQLLEIAKALSIDARVVIMDEPTSSLTLSETNTLMKVIADLKAEGIAVIYISHRLGEVEVCADRVFSLRDGHVAGELHRHEITHDAMIWLMIGRDLTSFYSPPSRAVGAPILSLSGVRTTTDPQAFVDLEVRSGEILGLAGLVGAGRTELAEAIFGITPIHEGTVTLDGKTFLASSPREAIGAGLYLVPEDRKRTGLVLESSICDNISLADLASVTRAGLVSQSKIRARAEDQRGKLNIKTADVMRAAAELSGGNQQKVVLGKWLSMQPRVIIFDEPTRGIDVGAKSEIYKLMRALAEAGVGVMMISSDMEEVIGVSDRIVVLRGGRVAGTLTREDFSEHNVLKLAVGA, encoded by the coding sequence ATGTCATTACCGCATAAATCATCCCAGCCGCTGCTGGTGCTTGAAAACATCTCCAAGGTTTATCCCGGCGTCGTCGCCCTCTCCGACGTCGCCTTTCATGTCATGCCCGGTGAGGTGCTGGCGCTGATCGGCGAAAATGGCGCGGGCAAATCCACCCTGATGAAAATTCTTGGCGGTGTTATCGCCCCCAGTTCGGGCACCATCACCATCGATGGGGTGCGCCATGACAAGCTTTCGGTGCCGCAATCCCAGGCCGCCGGCATTGCCTTTGTGCATCAGGAACTCAACGTCTTCGACAATCTGGACGTGACCGCCAATATGTTTCTGGGGCGCGAATTGCGTCAGGGGCGGTTCGGGCTGGTTGATGTGAAAGCGATGCGCGCGGCGGCGGCACCCCTGCTCAAACGTGTCGGGGCCACCTTTCGGCCGGACACCCCTGTTCTTGACCTGTCTCTGGCCGAGCGGCAATTGCTTGAAATTGCCAAGGCGCTTTCCATTGATGCGCGTGTTGTGATCATGGATGAGCCCACCTCATCGCTGACCCTTTCTGAAACCAATACCCTGATGAAGGTGATTGCCGACCTCAAGGCCGAGGGCATTGCCGTTATCTATATCTCCCACCGCCTGGGCGAGGTGGAGGTTTGCGCCGACCGGGTATTCAGCTTGCGCGACGGGCACGTTGCCGGCGAACTGCATCGCCACGAGATTACCCATGATGCCATGATCTGGCTGATGATCGGGCGCGACCTGACATCGTTTTATTCCCCGCCAAGCCGGGCGGTTGGCGCGCCGATTCTGAGCCTGAGCGGGGTGAGAACCACCACCGATCCGCAGGCCTTTGTCGACCTTGAAGTGCGCAGTGGCGAAATTCTTGGCCTGGCCGGGCTGGTTGGCGCGGGGCGCACCGAACTGGCCGAGGCCATTTTCGGCATCACCCCCATTCACGAAGGTACCGTCACGCTTGATGGCAAGACCTTTCTGGCCAGCTCACCGAGAGAGGCTATTGGTGCGGGTCTCTATCTGGTGCCGGAGGACCGCAAGCGTACCGGCCTGGTGCTCGAAAGTTCGATTTGTGACAATATTTCGCTGGCCGACCTCGCTTCAGTCACGCGTGCGGGACTGGTATCCCAAAGCAAGATCAGGGCCCGCGCTGAAGACCAGCGCGGCAAGCTCAACATCAAAACCGCAGATGTCATGCGTGCGGCGGCCGAGCTTTCAGGCGGCAACCAGCAAAAGGTCGTACTGGGCAAATGGCTGTCGATGCAACCGCGTGTGATCATCTTTGATGAGCCAACCCGGGGCATTGATGTCGGTGCGAAATCAGAAATCTACAAGCTCATGCGTGCCCTGGCGGAGGCCGGGGTCGGCGTCATGATGATTTCAAGTGACATGGAGGAAGTCATCGGCGTGTCCGACCGGATTGTGGTGCTGCGTGGCGGCCGGGTCGCGGGGACACTGACACGGGAAGATTTCTCCGAACACAACGTGCTCAAGCTGGCCGTTGGCGCTTAA
- a CDS encoding ABC transporter permease, which produces MQKKDLGLAVLIIIVGAVVYLRNPLFLSPINLGNTANLIGLFGLFAIGQGFVIMTGGIDLSVGSMIALLGVIFVDMVGKFGVPWPLAILITIGLGTLMGLAHGLLITRLKMQPFVVTLCGLLIYRGVARGYTGEATAGFPFGASHPELEWLTIGRSFGVPHSFYAMIIVGVIAWFVLHRSVFGRHLYAVGKNEEAARYSGVRTGLVITAAYVICAALTAIAAIYFAMFTKSVQPSSHGNFYELYAIAAAVLGGFSLRGGEGSVIGVILGAVLLQELQNLVNLLGIPSSLNFAVMGGVILAGVLADQQFNRYREKKRAARALEALTGDTPAAA; this is translated from the coding sequence ATGCAGAAAAAAGACCTGGGACTGGCGGTCCTCATCATCATCGTGGGCGCGGTTGTGTATCTGCGCAATCCGCTGTTTCTATCTCCCATCAATCTGGGCAACACCGCCAATCTGATCGGTCTGTTCGGCCTGTTTGCCATTGGCCAGGGCTTTGTGATCATGACCGGGGGCATCGACCTTTCGGTGGGCTCAATGATCGCGCTGCTCGGGGTGATCTTTGTCGACATGGTGGGCAAGTTCGGGGTGCCCTGGCCCCTGGCAATCCTGATTACCATCGGTCTGGGCACGCTGATGGGACTGGCGCATGGCCTGCTGATCACGCGGCTCAAAATGCAACCATTCGTTGTCACCTTGTGCGGGCTGCTGATCTATCGCGGTGTCGCGCGGGGTTACACTGGCGAGGCGACAGCGGGGTTTCCCTTCGGGGCCAGCCATCCGGAGCTTGAATGGCTCACTATTGGCCGTTCTTTTGGTGTGCCGCATTCCTTTTACGCCATGATCATTGTGGGGGTTATTGCCTGGTTCGTGCTGCACCGGTCGGTGTTTGGCCGCCATCTCTATGCGGTGGGCAAGAATGAGGAAGCCGCCCGCTATTCCGGCGTACGCACCGGCCTGGTCATTACCGCCGCCTATGTTATCTGCGCGGCACTCACCGCGATTGCGGCGATCTATTTTGCCATGTTCACCAAATCGGTACAGCCATCATCCCATGGCAATTTCTATGAACTCTATGCCATCGCTGCAGCAGTTCTGGGCGGCTTTTCCCTGCGAGGGGGTGAGGGATCGGTCATTGGTGTCATTCTGGGCGCTGTGTTGCTGCAGGAGCTGCAAAATCTGGTAAACCTTCTGGGCATTCCCTCATCGCTCAATTTCGCGGTGATGGGTGGGGTGATCCTTGCCGGCGTTCTCGCTGATCAGCAGTTCAACCGCTACCGGGAGAAGAAGCGCGCCGCGCGTGCGCTTGAGGCCCTCACTGGCGACACGCCTGCGGCTGCCTGA
- a CDS encoding dihydrofolate reductase family protein codes for MARLVFGMNVSLDGYVDHMRFQPNPTLFRHFIDEAEGLTGSIYGRNMYEIMRYWDEDHADWETEGSAFAAAWRKQTKWVVSRTLKSVGPNASLVGNDLEAAIRRLKDEHDGEIDVAGPNLAKSLTDLGLIDEYRIYLHPVVLGHGAPYFAGPRPPLRLMSHDRVDEDVVRLTYVPA; via the coding sequence ATGGCCAGACTTGTATTCGGAATGAACGTGTCGCTGGACGGCTATGTTGATCATATGCGCTTTCAGCCGAACCCGACCCTCTTTCGTCATTTTATCGACGAAGCCGAGGGACTGACGGGCAGCATCTATGGTCGCAACATGTATGAAATCATGCGCTACTGGGACGAGGACCATGCCGACTGGGAGACGGAGGGAAGTGCCTTCGCCGCAGCTTGGCGCAAACAGACGAAATGGGTCGTCTCGCGCACCTTGAAATCCGTCGGCCCCAATGCAAGTCTCGTCGGGAACGATCTGGAGGCTGCGATCCGCAGGCTGAAGGATGAGCACGACGGGGAGATCGACGTCGCGGGGCCGAACCTTGCCAAAAGCCTCACCGATCTCGGCCTGATCGATGAGTACCGGATTTACCTTCACCCGGTCGTGCTCGGTCACGGCGCGCCCTATTTCGCCGGACCGCGACCGCCGCTCCGCCTGATGTCGCATGACCGGGTGGACGAGGATGTCGTCCGCCTGACTTACGTCCCCGCATGA
- a CDS encoding MBL fold metallo-hydrolase has product MNVPAPITVTPIHVADLHVEGEIMPVCVHVIDHPDARILVDTGMTEIHPLIAEAFDPVLYPLDKQDFDLASIDIVVNTHLHADHCGGNHLFAGKPFYVQRQELEDAHRDKKAYPITEWVDAPGVQYTPVDGEFDLLPGIRLVPAPGHTAGMQVVVIETGARPIVVGGDVAVWFGELEEPASEGQLKVIAMNPELVWIAHVHEPWRPLAT; this is encoded by the coding sequence ATGAACGTGCCCGCGCCAATCACCGTAACCCCCATTCACGTTGCCGACCTGCATGTGGAAGGCGAAATCATGCCCGTCTGCGTCCACGTGATCGACCATCCCGACGCGCGTATCCTGGTGGATACCGGGATGACCGAGATTCACCCGCTCATCGCTGAGGCCTTCGATCCGGTCCTTTACCCGCTGGACAAGCAGGACTTTGACCTCGCGAGCATCGATATCGTTGTGAACACCCACCTTCACGCCGATCATTGCGGGGGCAACCATCTTTTCGCGGGCAAACCGTTCTACGTGCAACGTCAAGAGCTCGAAGATGCGCATAGGGACAAGAAGGCCTATCCCATCACCGAGTGGGTCGATGCGCCGGGTGTGCAGTACACGCCGGTCGACGGTGAGTTCGATTTGCTTCCCGGAATACGTCTGGTTCCCGCACCGGGCCATACTGCGGGGATGCAGGTCGTCGTCATTGAGACCGGCGCGCGACCCATCGTGGTCGGCGGCGATGTGGCCGTGTGGTTCGGCGAGTTGGAAGAACCTGCGAGCGAAGGCCAGCTCAAGGTCATTGCGATGAACCCCGAGCTGGTGTGGATCGCGCACGTGCATGAACCGTGGCGGCCTCTCGCCACGTGA
- a CDS encoding transcription initiation protein, which yields MPMFVTIGYGDQAGYDRSPQAVKDAAHAQDAKLIAEGALVGIAGAPVQVRNHGAAGVEISEGPYLASDLPIAGFTVFEAASLEKAIDKVSQVPCAVAHGVVEVWPLK from the coding sequence ATGCCAATGTTTGTCACCATCGGATATGGCGATCAGGCTGGTTATGACCGTAGCCCCCAAGCGGTCAAAGATGCGGCACACGCGCAGGATGCAAAGCTGATCGCGGAAGGGGCTTTGGTCGGCATCGCTGGCGCACCGGTGCAGGTGCGCAATCACGGCGCGGCCGGTGTCGAGATATCTGAAGGTCCTTATCTGGCCTCCGATTTGCCGATTGCCGGTTTCACAGTGTTCGAGGCCGCAAGCCTGGAAAAAGCCATCGACAAGGTCTCGCAGGTTCCCTGCGCCGTCGCCCACGGCGTCGTCGAGGTCTGGCCGCTGAAATAG
- a CDS encoding winged helix-turn-helix transcriptional regulator — protein sequence MHKPFRSGCPINLTLETLGDSWSLIVIRDIMFGNRRHYRDLLNNSEEGIASNILASRLKNLVSAGLLSTSPDPAHKQKTVYSLTEPAIQLVPLLAQMGAWGRRFTPATRELSIRAQLLEEGGPEMWDGFIAELRAIHLGAKPPARSVIRELTEAYQAAAGPQPA from the coding sequence ATGCACAAACCCTTCCGATCCGGATGTCCAATTAATCTGACGCTGGAAACGCTCGGCGACAGCTGGAGCCTGATCGTCATCCGCGACATCATGTTCGGCAATCGCAGGCACTACCGCGACCTCCTCAACAATTCGGAGGAAGGCATCGCCTCGAACATTCTGGCCAGCCGTCTCAAAAACCTCGTGAGCGCGGGCCTGCTCTCGACCAGCCCGGACCCGGCACACAAGCAGAAGACGGTCTACAGCCTGACAGAGCCGGCCATCCAACTGGTGCCCTTGCTTGCCCAGATGGGCGCCTGGGGCAGGCGCTTCACGCCGGCGACGCGGGAATTGTCGATCCGCGCCCAGCTTCTCGAAGAAGGCGGGCCGGAGATGTGGGATGGGTTTATAGCGGAGTTGCGCGCCATACATCTCGGCGCAAAGCCGCCGGCACGCTCGGTAATCAGGGAATTAACAGAGGCCTATCAGGCGGCCGCTGGACCGCAACCGGCATAG
- the tal gene encoding transaldolase: MSVVVADTGSVEAVKAYSPVDCTTNPSLVLAALGEPEAAELLAREIAKGHENGLNVDQITDTLPAAMGATLAALVTGRVSTEVDARLSFDTEGSVQRARAIIADYAARGIGKDRILIKLAATWEGIRAAEILQAEGIDCNLTLVFSLAQAVACADAGVFLISPFVGRITDWHMATSGKESYAPEEDPGVLSVRRIYDYYKANGIETIVMGASFRNVGQVKALAGCDRLTISPKLLEALAQESGTLERCLDPQNAGEAAPIKLDEAAFRWEMNADAMATEKLAEGIRKFDADLVKLKSLVADRL, translated from the coding sequence ATGAGCGTGGTCGTTGCCGACACCGGTTCTGTCGAGGCCGTCAAGGCCTATAGCCCTGTGGACTGCACTACAAATCCGTCACTGGTTCTGGCCGCGCTTGGAGAGCCTGAGGCTGCCGAATTGTTGGCCCGGGAAATTGCCAAGGGTCATGAAAACGGCCTCAATGTCGACCAGATCACCGATACCCTGCCAGCGGCGATGGGCGCGACCCTTGCGGCCCTGGTGACCGGACGGGTTTCAACCGAAGTCGATGCCCGGCTGTCGTTTGACACCGAAGGATCGGTTCAGCGGGCGCGGGCCATCATTGCGGACTATGCGGCGCGTGGTATCGGCAAGGACCGTATTCTGATCAAGCTGGCGGCGACCTGGGAAGGCATACGGGCCGCAGAAATTCTGCAGGCCGAAGGCATCGATTGCAATCTTACCCTGGTGTTCTCACTGGCGCAGGCCGTGGCCTGTGCCGATGCGGGTGTCTTCCTGATCTCGCCTTTTGTGGGGCGCATCACCGATTGGCATATGGCGACAAGCGGCAAGGAAAGCTATGCGCCTGAGGAGGATCCCGGCGTGCTGTCTGTGCGGCGCATCTATGATTACTACAAGGCCAACGGCATTGAGACCATTGTCATGGGCGCGTCCTTCCGCAATGTGGGGCAGGTCAAGGCGCTGGCCGGTTGCGATCGTTTGACGATCTCCCCGAAATTGCTGGAAGCACTGGCGCAGGAAAGCGGCACGCTGGAACGTTGCCTTGATCCGCAAAACGCTGGCGAAGCCGCGCCCATAAAGCTCGATGAAGCCGCCTTCCGCTGGGAAATGAACGCGGACGCCATGGCAACGGAGAAGCTGGCCGAAGGCATCCGCAAGTTTGACGCGGATCTGGTCAAGCTGAAAAGCCTCGTCGCCGACCGTCTCTGA
- a CDS encoding LacI family DNA-binding transcriptional regulator — MSDKRVRIGDISRELGLSNSTVSRALSSKGYVAAEVKARVLEAADRMGYVPDLTARNLRRGSSTQVGLVVSSLLDPFYAQLATGFQEVARRRGYEVILIIDGADRKKERDAVDSLLAMGVDGIALTPVSQGALERVQGYGIPALQIDRAVSSKYSLIGGDNRVGGMIATEHLLALGHRNIAVMIDHDQWTTGQARIAGWHDAFTSLGLEPADGLCIKLEDGQKTIAEALNAIVPRLLEREITAIFAANSVVAQLLYIALQDFGIEVPGDISLVAYDDANWTAMVRPAISVITQHVDLLGRKAAEQLIGSIEDEHLQGSVSSFLVQPTLIQRGSTRALDQ; from the coding sequence TTGTCGGACAAACGGGTACGCATTGGCGATATCTCCAGGGAACTGGGCCTTTCCAACTCCACCGTGTCACGCGCGCTTTCAAGCAAGGGCTATGTCGCTGCCGAGGTGAAGGCGCGGGTGCTCGAGGCCGCTGACAGAATGGGCTATGTGCCCGATCTGACGGCCCGCAATTTGCGCCGGGGTTCCAGCACGCAGGTGGGGCTGGTGGTCTCCAGTCTGCTTGACCCGTTCTACGCCCAGCTGGCCACAGGATTTCAGGAAGTCGCCCGGCGGCGCGGTTATGAAGTCATTCTGATTATCGACGGTGCCGACCGCAAAAAAGAACGCGATGCCGTGGACTCGCTGCTGGCCATGGGGGTTGATGGCATCGCGCTGACGCCCGTATCCCAGGGCGCGCTTGAGCGGGTGCAGGGCTACGGCATTCCGGCTTTGCAAATCGACAGGGCGGTCAGTTCAAAATATTCGCTGATTGGTGGCGACAACCGGGTCGGCGGCATGATTGCCACCGAACATCTTTTGGCGCTTGGCCACCGGAATATCGCGGTGATGATTGACCATGATCAATGGACGACGGGCCAGGCCCGCATTGCCGGCTGGCATGATGCATTTACCAGCCTCGGTCTTGAGCCAGCTGACGGTCTTTGCATCAAGCTGGAAGATGGTCAGAAAACCATTGCCGAGGCGCTGAATGCCATCGTGCCGCGCTTGCTTGAGCGCGAGATAACCGCCATTTTCGCCGCCAATAGCGTTGTGGCGCAATTGCTCTATATCGCCTTGCAGGATTTTGGTATCGAGGTGCCCGGCGACATCTCGCTTGTGGCCTATGACGATGCCAACTGGACGGCGATGGTGCGGCCCGCGATTTCGGTCATTACCCAGCATGTCGATCTGCTGGGGCGAAAGGCCGCTGAGCAGTTGATTGGGTCGATCGAAGATGAGCATCTTCAGGGCTCGGTTTCCAGTTTCCTGGTGCAGCCAACCCTTATTCAACGCGGCAGCACCCGCGCGCTCGATCAGTGA
- a CDS encoding dihydrodipicolinate synthase family protein, translating into MTRAPEIWPPLLTPFDPDGQIDFAALARLVEFNIDKGVTGLLVTGLSAEPFKMSEAERLSIVRACVETANGRIPIAAAVYPEAVTDFSRVIGGAHDAGANIAVLLTAYLAAKDAPETEVLQALEQIIAGTKGDLGLYEAPRPFKRLLSDDAVALAAQSGRFTFYKDTCLDLARMTRRAGLTAGTRLQLLNAEMASFRASFAAGADGFCGLMANIYPGVLGRAATDPEDTLSLLMTAADAALEKNYPASAKFLLSQREEGLCMHSYARTLDAGTTEGACTSLFAIDTLIRRHLRE; encoded by the coding sequence ATGACGCGCGCTCCGGAGATCTGGCCACCACTGCTGACCCCATTCGACCCTGATGGCCAGATTGATTTTGCTGCGCTGGCCCGTTTGGTCGAATTCAACATCGACAAGGGGGTCACCGGCCTTCTGGTGACCGGTCTTTCGGCCGAACCGTTTAAAATGTCCGAGGCGGAAAGACTGTCGATTGTCCGCGCCTGTGTTGAAACGGCCAATGGACGCATCCCGATTGCGGCGGCGGTCTATCCCGAAGCCGTGACGGATTTTAGCCGCGTGATTGGCGGCGCCCATGACGCGGGTGCCAATATTGCCGTGCTGCTGACAGCCTATCTCGCCGCAAAAGACGCACCCGAGACCGAGGTTTTGCAGGCACTCGAGCAGATTATTGCGGGCACAAAGGGCGATCTCGGGCTTTACGAGGCCCCCCGCCCCTTCAAGCGGCTGTTGTCTGACGATGCCGTAGCCCTGGCCGCGCAATCCGGGCGCTTCACTTTTTACAAGGATACCTGTCTGGATCTGGCCCGCATGACCCGGCGGGCGGGCCTGACCGCCGGCACGCGTTTGCAGCTTCTCAATGCGGAAATGGCCTCGTTCCGCGCCTCCTTTGCGGCAGGTGCCGACGGGTTTTGCGGCCTGATGGCCAATATCTATCCCGGTGTCCTTGGTCGCGCCGCAACGGACCCCGAAGATACGCTCTCGCTTCTCATGACCGCCGCCGATGCGGCACTGGAGAAGAATTATCCCGCCTCCGCCAAATTTTTATTGTCGCAACGCGAAGAGGGATTGTGTATGCATAGCTATGCACGCACGCTTGATGCTGGTACGACAGAAGGCGCTTGCACTAGTCTATTTGCGATTGACACGTTAATACGCAGACATCTGCGGGAATGA